A genomic window from Vigna radiata var. radiata cultivar VC1973A chromosome 2, Vradiata_ver6, whole genome shotgun sequence includes:
- the LOC106753065 gene encoding phosphatidylinositol 4-phosphate 5-kinase 1-like — translation MEGGSTVSTMVMCMVVSGLMGSDGSRYVGEFKWGEKHGQGQYHFRNGDIYAGEYFADKMHGFGVYQFQNGHQYEGAWHEGRRQGLGMYTFTNGETQCGHWQNGILDDPKRHNSPNGSPCDVDHAKVSNVVQDAHSAAEKTYNMSKVDGGMNKVVAAANKAANAARVAAVKAVQNRMTITIMINDNSHFLNLVMIESFNQCQCVILHHRFAYRTLVDMKKQRKQRIQGGRIINMCK, via the exons ATGGAAGGGGGATCTACAGTTTCTACAATGGTGATGTGTATGGTGGTGAGTGGTCTAATGGGCAGTGATGGGAGCCGCTATGTTGGGGAGTTCAAGTGGGGTGAAAAACATGGACAAGGACAGTACCATTTCAg AAATGGGGACATATACGCTGGGGAATATTTTGCAGACAAGATGCATGGTTTTGGAGTATATCAATTTCAGAACGGTCATCAGTATGAGGGGGCATGGCATGAAGGAAGAAGACAAGGACTTGGAATGTACACTTTTACAAATGGGGAAACACAATGTGGTCATTGGCAGAATGGAATTCTTGATGATCCTAAAAGACATAACAGTCCTAATGGGTCTCCATGTGATGTGGACCATGCCAAGGTTTCCAATGTAGTACAG GATGCACATTCTGCTGCTGAGAAAACTTACAACATGTCAAAGGTGGATGGAGGAATGAATAAAGTAGTGGCAGCAGCTAATAAAGCAGCCAATGCAGCCAGAGTTGCAGCTGTAAAAGCTGTGCAAAATAGGATGACCATAACAATAATGATAAATGATAATAGCCATTTTCTCAATCTTGTGATGATAGAAAGCTTCAATCAGTGTCAATGTGTCATCCTCCATCATAGGTTTGCATACAGAACATTAGTAGATATGAAAAAGCAAAGGAAGCAGAGAATTCAAGGAGGGAGAATCATAAACATGTGCAAATAA